In Pseudoduganella albidiflava, a single window of DNA contains:
- a CDS encoding P-loop ATPase, Sll1717 family: protein MSALRDYQDALDNLGSTVIQRPVLARVQGLLFAPERPHVFLAGERGSGKTLTLRMLARQLRGAGHVVAFEDLFSPDSENVVGQVLSAFVQLLLQARSVDQERIAELSSIRSALLSAAYMRGLSERVFQLAGSIVEPGQRIFMLLDGVDGIADRLSAERLLDWAGGVPREVLQVVVAGSPVHRDDTRLARRFGFVSLDELTREETDALVQRYLARRKRPPMDAEGLAAMFRETRGHPKAIKNVLLWSDLDPAIAQRMARGEAFAADFRLVAEHVDSILSNIDDELPAARSERYLLACAILQPVARSRLLAWSALPEEVFNAWTAHAVDWGLVTVDQDTFLIKTPELRANLIRDRVLGTPVLLSQLGFGDEAAERDKLFSTSFTIPEDVGPIMRREKTIVLGDRGAGKSAIFRMMSENIGGQVPDNVLVVGSQNPNDFLQALAVSQPIASAEKFKAFWLLYVATLAAQALQDQAGALGPGAAAYGRDARRLLREVHQGGKIRGEPRGAALLAGLRAFLPEKVSFTVGPVTVDQALGGGIRSRSPLNIVGFLASTDALLVALGKSMVVIFDQIDESHKYERAVQESLVQGLMLAESYLSQKEAIRLTVLLRNDLFEIYDIQEKNKFVSRTASLRWSADRLVAQLVDRAASNASIGAIRDVIARLADDAGARTDMMLRVLFPEEIEGKSFRQWLFDGLENANKRVSPRQIILFLNILRDKVRNGGAVATIPLFSEASVVGALTELSEHSYKEVVADFRVAVGFVMNCRAGKFTRFKLDDVAQLFDDDDGPRARQIEQLQRLGFLEAEIVVEDGRHVRMFQIPGIYTRCWS from the coding sequence ATGAGCGCACTCAGAGACTATCAGGACGCACTGGACAACCTCGGCTCCACCGTGATCCAGCGGCCCGTGCTGGCACGGGTCCAGGGCCTGCTGTTCGCGCCGGAGCGGCCGCACGTCTTCCTGGCCGGCGAACGCGGCTCGGGCAAGACGCTCACGCTGCGCATGCTGGCCAGGCAGCTGCGCGGCGCGGGCCACGTGGTCGCCTTCGAGGACCTTTTTTCGCCCGACTCGGAAAACGTCGTCGGGCAGGTCCTGTCGGCCTTCGTGCAATTGCTGCTGCAAGCGCGCTCGGTGGACCAGGAGCGGATTGCCGAGCTGTCGTCGATCCGCTCCGCGCTGCTGTCGGCGGCATACATGCGGGGCCTGTCCGAACGGGTGTTCCAGCTTGCCGGAAGCATCGTCGAGCCCGGCCAGCGCATTTTCATGCTGCTCGACGGCGTCGACGGCATCGCCGACCGGCTGTCCGCCGAACGCCTGCTCGACTGGGCCGGCGGCGTGCCGCGCGAAGTGCTGCAGGTCGTGGTGGCCGGCAGTCCTGTCCACCGGGACGACACGCGGCTGGCGCGGCGCTTCGGGTTCGTCTCGCTGGACGAACTGACCCGGGAAGAGACCGACGCCCTCGTGCAGCGCTATCTCGCCCGGCGGAAGAGGCCGCCGATGGATGCCGAAGGCCTGGCGGCGATGTTCCGGGAAACCCGCGGCCACCCCAAGGCCATCAAGAACGTGCTGCTGTGGTCCGACCTGGACCCGGCCATCGCGCAGCGGATGGCCCGTGGCGAAGCGTTCGCCGCCGATTTTCGGCTGGTGGCGGAACATGTCGACAGCATCCTGTCGAATATCGACGATGAACTGCCGGCGGCCCGCAGCGAACGCTACCTGCTGGCCTGCGCCATCCTGCAGCCGGTGGCCCGCTCCCGCCTGCTGGCATGGTCGGCGCTGCCCGAGGAAGTGTTCAATGCCTGGACCGCCCACGCGGTGGACTGGGGTCTGGTCACCGTCGACCAGGACACCTTCTTGATCAAGACGCCTGAACTGCGGGCCAACCTGATCCGCGACCGTGTGCTGGGCACGCCGGTGCTGCTGTCGCAACTGGGTTTCGGCGACGAAGCGGCCGAACGCGACAAGCTGTTCAGCACCAGCTTCACCATCCCCGAGGATGTCGGTCCCATCATGCGCCGCGAGAAAACCATCGTGCTGGGCGACCGTGGCGCCGGCAAGAGCGCGATCTTCCGCATGATGAGCGAGAACATCGGCGGCCAGGTGCCGGACAACGTGCTGGTGGTGGGTTCGCAGAACCCCAACGATTTCCTGCAGGCGCTGGCGGTCAGCCAACCCATCGCTTCCGCGGAAAAGTTCAAGGCCTTCTGGCTGCTGTACGTGGCCACGCTGGCGGCGCAGGCCTTGCAGGACCAGGCCGGCGCGCTGGGACCGGGCGCGGCCGCCTACGGCAGGGATGCGCGGCGCCTGCTGCGCGAAGTCCACCAGGGCGGGAAGATCCGCGGCGAGCCGCGCGGCGCCGCGTTGCTGGCCGGCCTCAGGGCCTTCCTGCCGGAGAAGGTGAGTTTCACCGTGGGGCCGGTCACGGTGGACCAGGCGCTGGGCGGCGGCATCCGCTCGCGCAGCCCGCTGAACATCGTCGGCTTCCTGGCCAGCACGGACGCCCTGCTGGTCGCGCTGGGCAAGTCGATGGTGGTGATCTTCGACCAGATCGACGAGTCGCACAAGTACGAGCGCGCCGTGCAGGAATCGCTGGTGCAGGGATTGATGCTGGCGGAATCGTACCTGTCGCAGAAAGAGGCGATCCGGCTTACCGTGCTGCTGCGCAACGACCTGTTCGAGATCTACGATATCCAGGAAAAGAACAAGTTCGTTTCGCGCACCGCCAGCCTGCGCTGGTCGGCCGACCGGCTGGTTGCGCAGCTGGTCGATCGCGCCGCCAGCAATGCCAGCATCGGTGCAATCCGCGACGTCATCGCCAGGCTCGCCGACGACGCGGGCGCCCGCACCGACATGATGCTGCGCGTGCTGTTCCCGGAAGAGATCGAGGGCAAGAGCTTCCGCCAGTGGCTGTTCGACGGGCTGGAAAACGCCAACAAGCGCGTGTCGCCCAGGCAGATCATCTTGTTCCTGAACATCCTGCGGGACAAGGTGCGCAATGGCGGCGCGGTGGCCACGATCCCGCTGTTTTCCGAAGCCAGCGTGGTGGGCGCGTTGACGGAACTATCGGAGCACAGCTACAAGGAAGTGGTGGCCGATTTCCGCGTGGCGGTGGGCTTCGTCATGAACTGCCGCGCCGGCAAGTTCACCCGCTTCAAGCTCGACGACGTGGCGCAACTGTTCGACGACGACGACGGCCCGCGTGCCAGGCAGATCGAACAGCTGCAGCGGCTGGGATTCCTGGAGGCGGAAATCGTCGTCGAGGATGGCCGGCATGTGCGCATGTTCCAGATTCCCGGCATTTATACGCGCTGCTGGAGCTGA
- a CDS encoding carbohydrate kinase family protein, which translates to MTDNRFPRYVVFGEALTDMIRQDDGTWHSHPGGSCWNVARVGARLGLHTGYAGAVSNDAFGDEIAAASGQAGLDERFLQRADAPPFIAMVTSRHPPRYVFLGENSADLHFQPARLPEGWIDAAEVIHLGSLALAREPLAQRLVEQAVLARRAGRRIAFDPNFRNEMRDPAYRPVFQQVAAIASYIKVSDEDLEGLFPGRSPGDALAELRALAPDAEILLTRGADGLTLFSGERVLEAPARRVAVVDTVGCGDASMAGWISGMLLHPDLPAPRQLARIAAVAAVAAMHAGPYAPSAQEADALLD; encoded by the coding sequence ACGACGGCACCTGGCACTCGCACCCCGGCGGCTCGTGCTGGAACGTGGCGCGGGTGGGTGCCCGGCTGGGGCTGCACACCGGCTATGCCGGCGCCGTCAGCAACGATGCCTTCGGCGACGAGATCGCCGCGGCCAGCGGGCAGGCCGGCCTGGATGAACGCTTCCTGCAGCGCGCCGACGCGCCGCCCTTCATCGCCATGGTGACGTCGCGCCATCCGCCGCGCTATGTCTTCCTCGGCGAGAACAGCGCGGACCTGCATTTCCAGCCCGCGCGGCTGCCGGAAGGCTGGATCGACGCCGCCGAGGTGATCCACCTGGGCAGCCTGGCGCTGGCGCGCGAACCCTTGGCGCAGCGGCTGGTGGAGCAGGCCGTGCTGGCACGGCGCGCTGGCCGCCGCATCGCCTTCGATCCGAACTTCCGCAACGAGATGCGCGATCCCGCCTACCGGCCGGTGTTCCAGCAGGTCGCCGCGATCGCCAGCTACATCAAGGTGTCCGATGAAGACCTGGAAGGCCTGTTCCCGGGGCGCTCGCCGGGCGACGCGCTGGCCGAACTGCGCGCGCTGGCGCCGGACGCCGAGATCCTGCTCACGCGCGGCGCGGATGGCCTGACGCTGTTCAGCGGCGAGCGTGTGCTGGAAGCTCCGGCGCGCCGCGTGGCGGTCGTCGACACCGTCGGCTGCGGCGATGCGTCGATGGCGGGCTGGATCAGCGGCATGCTGCTGCATCCGGACCTGCCGGCGCCACGCCAGCTGGCCCGCATCGCGGCGGTGGCCGCGGTGGCCGCGATGCATGCGGGGCCCTACGCCCCCTCCGCGCAGGAAGCCGACGCGCTGCTCGACTAA
- a CDS encoding PEP-CTERM sorting domain-containing protein, with amino-acid sequence MKKALAAAVLSMLAIGSASAEVVYFGYQGFYDNIAEAFDPERWVTGRFVATDVDQNGAYSQNELNILEFGNLSIGDSCTSTAAGFECLTGFSYGPDTGLNFHAIALEEHPDTYTATGVFIGQYYQHIVEAGGNFVFVDLAWTPETRLYVSTSPVPEPATWAMLGTGLAGLLLARRRRAG; translated from the coding sequence ATGAAAAAAGCACTTGCCGCCGCCGTACTGAGCATGCTCGCGATCGGGAGCGCCTCCGCCGAGGTTGTCTATTTCGGCTACCAGGGTTTTTACGACAACATCGCCGAAGCCTTCGATCCGGAGCGCTGGGTGACCGGCCGCTTCGTGGCCACCGACGTGGACCAGAACGGCGCCTATTCCCAGAATGAGCTCAATATCCTCGAGTTCGGCAACCTGTCGATCGGCGATTCCTGCACCAGCACCGCCGCCGGATTCGAATGCCTGACCGGCTTTTCCTACGGGCCGGACACCGGCCTGAATTTCCACGCCATCGCGCTGGAAGAACACCCCGACACGTACACGGCGACCGGCGTCTTCATCGGCCAGTACTACCAGCACATTGTCGAGGCAGGGGGCAACTTTGTCTTCGTCGACCTGGCATGGACGCCGGAGACGCGGCTGTATGTCAGCACCAGCCCCGTGCCGGAGCCCGCGACCTGGGCCATGCTCGGCACCGGCCTGGCCGGCCTGCTGCTGGCACGGCGCCGCCGGGCTGGCTGA
- a CDS encoding HAF repeat-containing PEP-CTERM protein, producing the protein MRKLLIATLLTAATTAPALAAPGYKFTVLGGWSPVHDINNLGVGAGQGGECCDYVAQTYSASGIAAVPVPSSIVSSSAWGINDHGTIVGRAGTSTWEDRAFVYANGTYRDLGGLAGISSTAYAVNNAGSVLVTYGKPNVAFGSYLWSEAGGMVDLGSLGGNYTWASALNERGQVAGISSTEEGYGRVFRWTDGEMEDLGTFQSEFGYSVDGISERGDVFGSRDELHSSHAFIIRADGTTESHGDLSRISYIDASGRIYGTDQDGWGVIVENGVKTKLTALTEGAEGWRLGVTEVNEAGQILGTAYDGSDLHVVLLSPVPEPATYGMLLAGVAVLGWAGRRRR; encoded by the coding sequence ATGCGAAAACTGCTCATTGCAACCCTGTTGACCGCCGCCACCACCGCTCCCGCCCTGGCGGCGCCCGGCTACAAGTTCACCGTGCTGGGCGGCTGGAGTCCGGTACACGACATCAACAACCTCGGCGTTGGCGCCGGCCAGGGCGGCGAATGCTGCGATTATGTCGCCCAGACATACTCGGCATCGGGGATTGCCGCCGTGCCGGTACCCTCCTCGATCGTCTCCAGCAGCGCGTGGGGGATCAATGACCACGGCACCATCGTGGGCAGGGCCGGGACGTCGACGTGGGAGGACCGGGCATTCGTGTACGCCAACGGCACCTACCGGGACCTGGGCGGCCTGGCTGGCATCTCGAGTACGGCATACGCCGTCAATAATGCCGGCTCCGTACTGGTGACCTACGGGAAGCCGAACGTGGCGTTCGGCAGCTACCTGTGGAGCGAAGCGGGCGGCATGGTGGACCTGGGTTCGCTGGGTGGCAACTACACGTGGGCCAGCGCACTGAACGAGCGGGGCCAGGTCGCGGGCATTTCCAGCACCGAGGAAGGCTATGGGCGGGTGTTCCGCTGGACCGACGGCGAAATGGAAGACCTGGGCACTTTCCAGTCCGAATTCGGCTACAGTGTCGACGGCATCTCGGAGCGGGGCGACGTATTCGGCAGTCGCGACGAACTGCATTCCAGCCACGCCTTCATCATCCGCGCCGACGGCACGACGGAATCGCACGGCGACTTGTCGAGGATTTCGTACATCGACGCAAGCGGCCGCATCTATGGTACCGACCAGGATGGCTGGGGTGTCATCGTCGAGAATGGCGTCAAGACCAAGCTCACCGCGCTGACCGAGGGTGCCGAAGGCTGGAGGTTGGGCGTCACCGAGGTGAATGAAGCGGGTCAGATCCTGGGCACGGCATACGACGGCTCGGATCTCCATGTCGTGCTGCTGTCGCCGGTGCCGGAACCGGCCACGTACGGGATGCTGCTGGCCGGGGTGGCCGTGCTGGGCTGGGCCGGGCGGCGCCGCCGCTGA
- a CDS encoding maltoporin, whose protein sequence is MRMNRIALALLALAPVFPAAAVEVQPYLRAHAGVNSEHGGQTCFGLAGAESKYRLGNECGVYGELLLGQELQRGTDGSALKGYAMLNLANDAASSNARRPQGGWSIGLPQAYLALENLPALGGATLWAGRRYYKRESTHITDFMYWNPSGLGGGIENLPVGGLRFSYAFLHDDRETMPTMQAGDTASRHDFQLRGLEVNRGGSLEFGVTLIHGNGEGDRHGGSMLTVQHRQGGLPGGGENRLALQWGTGAGADNGATGDTSNGSDVHRLRIVEGWHAQVNGRLGAELVAVWQRDTAHDPAKAKTWASAGGRVSYGITDHVKLLADLGHDRVAPRNGETRRLTKFTGAIALSSGPGYFERPELRLFFTHARWNDAARAAAADGDPLAANGVFGKALSGYTVGVAFENCW, encoded by the coding sequence ATGCGCATGAATCGCATCGCGCTGGCGCTGCTCGCGCTCGCGCCGGTTTTTCCCGCGGCCGCCGTGGAGGTCCAGCCGTACTTGCGCGCCCACGCCGGCGTCAATTCCGAGCATGGCGGACAAACCTGCTTCGGCCTGGCCGGCGCGGAGTCGAAGTACCGGCTGGGCAACGAATGCGGTGTCTATGGCGAGCTGCTGCTCGGCCAGGAACTGCAGCGGGGCACCGACGGCTCGGCCCTGAAGGGCTACGCGATGCTCAACCTGGCCAACGATGCCGCGTCCAGCAATGCGCGGCGGCCGCAGGGCGGCTGGTCCATCGGCCTGCCGCAAGCCTACCTGGCGCTGGAAAACCTGCCCGCCCTGGGCGGCGCCACGCTGTGGGCGGGGCGGCGCTACTACAAGCGCGAATCGACGCACATCACCGACTTCATGTACTGGAATCCGTCCGGCCTGGGCGGCGGCATCGAGAACCTGCCGGTCGGCGGCCTGCGCTTCAGCTATGCCTTCCTGCACGACGACCGGGAGACGATGCCGACCATGCAGGCCGGCGATACGGCCAGCCGGCACGACTTCCAGCTGCGTGGCCTGGAGGTGAATCGGGGCGGGTCGCTGGAGTTCGGCGTGACGCTCATCCACGGCAACGGCGAGGGCGACCGCCACGGCGGCTCGATGCTGACCGTGCAGCACCGGCAGGGCGGCTTGCCCGGCGGCGGCGAGAACCGGCTTGCGCTCCAGTGGGGCACCGGCGCGGGCGCCGACAATGGCGCCACCGGCGACACCAGCAACGGCAGCGACGTGCACCGGCTGCGCATCGTCGAGGGCTGGCATGCCCAGGTCAATGGGCGCCTGGGCGCCGAGCTGGTCGCCGTGTGGCAGCGCGATACGGCGCACGATCCGGCCAAGGCGAAGACCTGGGCCAGCGCGGGCGGGCGCGTGTCGTACGGCATCACCGACCATGTGAAGCTGCTGGCCGACCTCGGGCATGACCGGGTGGCGCCACGCAACGGCGAGACGCGGCGGCTGACCAAGTTCACCGGCGCGATTGCGCTGTCATCGGGGCCAGGCTACTTCGAGCGCCCCGAACTGCGCCTGTTCTTCACGCATGCGCGCTGGAACGACGCGGCCCGCGCCGCGGCGGCCGATGGCGATCCGCTGGCCGCGAACGGCGTATTCGGCAAGGCGCTCAGCGGGTACACGGTGGGTGTCGCGTTTGAGAATTGCTGGTAG